A single region of the Hypanus sabinus isolate sHypSab1 unplaced genomic scaffold, sHypSab1.hap1 scaffold_361, whole genome shotgun sequence genome encodes:
- the LOC132388602 gene encoding oocyte zinc finger protein XlCOF15-like produces MAHQRLHTRGRPFTCIVCGKGFTQSSHLLSHQRVHTGEKPFTCSVCGKGFTESSNLLSHQRVHAGERPFTCSVCDRRFTVSSHLLVHQRVHTGEKPFTCSVCEKRFTWSSQLLAHQFVHTGEKPFTCSECGKGFTLSSRLLVHQRAHTGEKPFICSVCGKRFTASSNLLVHQRDHTGERPFICSVCGRGFTQSFRLQSHQRVHTGEKPFTCLVCGKRFTESSSLQRHQRFHTGEKPFTCSVCGKRFTESSSLQSPASSHWGEAIHLLRLREEIH; encoded by the coding sequence atggctcaccagcgactTCACACCAGGgggcggccgttcacctgcatagtctgtgggaagggattcactcagtcatcccacctactgagccatcagcgagttcacactggggagaagccattcacttgctcagtctgtgggaagggattcactgagtcatccaacctactgagtcatcagcgagttcacgctggagagaggccattcacctgctcagtctgtgataggagattcactgtgtcatcCCACCTattggtacatcagcgagttcacaccggggagaagccgttcacctgctcagtctgtgagaagagattcacttggtcatcccaactactggcacaccagtttgttcacactggagagaagccgttcacctgctcagaatgtgggaagggattcacactgtcatcccgcTTACTGGTCCatcagcgagctcacactggggagaagccattcatctgctctgtctgtgggaagagattcactgcatcatccaacctactggtacatcagcgagatcacactggggagaggccattcatctgctcagtctgtgggaggggattcactcagtcattcagactacagagtcatcagagagttcacactggggagaagccattcacctgcttagtctgtgggaagagattcactgagtcatccagcctacagagacatcagcgatttcacactggggaaaagccgttcacatgctcagtctgtgggaagagattcactgagtcatccagcctacagtcaccagcgagttcacactggggagaagccattcacctgctcagactgcgggaagagattcactga